In one window of Nocardioides panacisoli DNA:
- a CDS encoding hotdog fold domain-containing protein, producing MSPVLNLWKRTTGLPLVGESVGKRLFSLGFAQKAPYFATIRPRFVEVRPNYAELVIPKRRGVHNHIGTVHAIALCNGLEAVMGALAEVTIPKDKRWIPKGMEVAYTAKATSDITCTAETTQEQWETADGDLLVAVKGVRDDGTVVIDGTIRLWVTPKK from the coding sequence ATGAGTCCCGTCCTGAACCTCTGGAAGCGCACCACCGGACTGCCCCTGGTCGGCGAGTCGGTCGGCAAGCGCCTGTTCTCCCTCGGCTTCGCCCAGAAGGCGCCGTACTTCGCCACGATCCGTCCCCGGTTCGTCGAGGTGCGGCCCAACTACGCCGAGCTGGTCATCCCCAAGCGCCGCGGTGTGCACAACCACATCGGCACGGTGCACGCGATCGCGCTGTGCAACGGCCTCGAGGCCGTGATGGGGGCGCTCGCCGAGGTCACCATCCCGAAGGACAAGCGCTGGATCCCCAAGGGGATGGAGGTCGCCTACACCGCGAAGGCGACCAGCGACATCACCTGCACCGCCGAGACCACCCAGGAGCAGTGGGAAACCGCCGACGGTGACCTGCTCGTGGCCGTCAAGGGTGTGCGCGACGACGGCACGGTCGTCATCGACGGCACGATCCGACTCTGGGTGACGCCGAAGAAGTAG
- a CDS encoding VOC family protein, which yields MRLHHVQVACPPGGEAEARRFYADGLGMSEVAKPAALAARGGAWFRAYDATGAVTAELHVGVEDPFRPARKAHPALVFDDVAALEATGERLAAAGFEVDWSQRHSFDGHERCHAFDGAGNRVEVLAPVTHE from the coding sequence ATGAGGCTGCACCACGTCCAGGTCGCCTGCCCGCCGGGCGGTGAGGCCGAGGCGCGCCGGTTCTACGCCGACGGACTCGGGATGAGCGAGGTCGCCAAGCCGGCAGCGCTGGCGGCCCGCGGCGGCGCCTGGTTCCGGGCGTACGACGCCACGGGCGCCGTCACCGCGGAGCTGCACGTCGGCGTGGAGGACCCGTTCCGTCCGGCCCGCAAGGCCCACCCTGCCCTCGTGTTCGACGACGTCGCCGCGCTCGAGGCGACGGGGGAGCGGTTGGCCGCGGCCGGCTTCGAGGTGGACTGGAGCCAGCGTCACTCCTTCGACGGCCACGAGCGGTGCCACGCGTTCGACGGTGCCGGCAACCGAGTCGAGGTGCTGGCGCCGGTTACTCATGAGTAG
- a CDS encoding MarR family winged helix-turn-helix transcriptional regulator — translation MSEVRDEVDALLEAWARERADLDLGPVAVFSRIARLAHHVDRARKQAFTAHAIESWEFDVLAALRRAGTPYELSPGKLLRETLVTSGTMTNRVDRLAARGLVERHPDPGDRRGVLVRLTPEGKQAVDGAFAALLDAEQDLLVGLSEAERADLEGLLRQLLSPFSG, via the coding sequence ATGTCCGAGGTACGCGACGAGGTCGACGCCCTGCTGGAGGCCTGGGCGCGCGAACGCGCCGACCTCGACCTGGGCCCGGTGGCGGTCTTCAGCCGCATCGCCCGATTGGCCCACCACGTCGACCGTGCCCGCAAGCAGGCCTTCACCGCGCACGCCATCGAGTCCTGGGAGTTCGACGTCCTGGCCGCGCTGCGCCGCGCCGGTACGCCGTACGAGCTGTCGCCGGGCAAACTGCTGCGCGAGACGCTGGTCACCAGCGGGACGATGACCAACCGGGTCGACCGGTTGGCGGCGCGGGGCCTGGTGGAGCGCCATCCCGACCCCGGCGACCGGCGCGGGGTCCTGGTGCGACTGACGCCGGAGGGGAAGCAGGCAGTCGACGGGGCGTTCGCGGCCCTCCTGGACGCCGAGCAGGACCTGCTGGTCGGCCTCTCCGAGGCGGAGCGCGCCGACCTCGAGGGCCTGCTCCGGCAGCTGCTCAGCCCCTTCTCGGGATAG
- a CDS encoding amino acid ABC transporter permease has translation MDAVLNDFDAYLRAFGFTLWLFLISGVLSLILGTFLVALRVGPVAVLRSAAATYVTVVRNTPLVIVFATFQFTAPTLWSALNFRWFDRLDISIGQFQFNQFFATAVIALTLYTSTFVCEALRSGVNSVDIGQAEAARAIGLPFGGVMTNVVLPQAFRASLPPLASVQIALIKNTSVAAVFGVAEAVYQMRSLTRDFPSQLNEIFIAFAIGYIIIVEVTSFLSNRLERRWRVA, from the coding sequence GTGGACGCAGTCCTCAACGACTTTGATGCTTACCTGAGGGCGTTCGGATTCACCCTCTGGCTCTTTCTCATCTCCGGCGTCCTGTCGCTGATCCTGGGCACGTTCCTGGTGGCCCTGCGCGTCGGTCCCGTCGCCGTTCTCCGTAGCGCCGCGGCCACGTACGTGACCGTCGTGCGCAACACCCCCTTGGTGATCGTCTTCGCCACCTTCCAGTTCACCGCTCCCACCTTGTGGAGCGCCCTCAACTTCCGCTGGTTCGACCGCCTCGACATCTCCATCGGGCAGTTCCAGTTCAACCAGTTCTTCGCGACCGCCGTCATCGCACTCACGCTCTACACCAGCACCTTCGTCTGCGAGGCGCTGCGGTCCGGCGTGAACTCCGTGGACATCGGCCAGGCCGAGGCGGCCCGGGCGATCGGACTGCCGTTCGGCGGGGTGATGACCAACGTCGTGCTGCCGCAGGCCTTCCGGGCCTCCCTGCCGCCGCTCGCGAGCGTGCAGATCGCGTTGATCAAGAACACCTCGGTCGCCGCCGTCTTCGGCGTGGCGGAGGCCGTCTATCAGATGCGCTCACTCACTCGTGACTTCCCGTCCCAGCTGAACGAGATCTTCATCGCCTTCGCCATCGGCTACATCATCATCGTCGAGGTGACGTCGTTCCTGTCCAACCGACTCGAGCGTCGCTGGAGGGTGGCCTGA
- a CDS encoding amino acid ABC transporter permease: MSTSVLFDAPGPKTVARHRIYTVVAGAAVLGFLLWALWRLYVEGQFTYDKWEVFLTPRYLEVILVDGLLQTLQMAGTAIVAAVLFGFLFGVGKMSDHAWVRWPSWAVVEFFRAIPVLLLMVFVWFLIGINTSGASYWGVVIALMLYNGSVLAEVFRAGVNSIPKGQGEAAYAVGMRKTQVMNLVLMPQAVKVMLPAIISQCVVALKDTALGQYILAPGLTKVSNQIFLEFDNRIPTIFVVASLYIVVNLILTAFATWLQKRLLGGKKKGVDIEAAAGGGRYDMGGGGGAAV, translated from the coding sequence ATGAGCACGAGCGTCCTTTTCGATGCCCCGGGCCCCAAGACCGTTGCCCGGCACCGCATCTACACCGTCGTTGCCGGCGCCGCCGTCCTCGGGTTCCTGCTGTGGGCGCTGTGGCGTCTCTACGTGGAGGGTCAGTTCACCTACGACAAGTGGGAGGTCTTCCTCACCCCGCGGTACCTCGAGGTCATCCTCGTCGACGGCCTGTTGCAGACGCTCCAGATGGCGGGCACCGCGATCGTGGCGGCGGTGCTCTTCGGCTTCCTCTTCGGCGTCGGCAAGATGTCCGACCATGCGTGGGTGCGCTGGCCGTCCTGGGCCGTCGTCGAGTTCTTCCGCGCCATCCCCGTGCTGCTGCTGATGGTCTTCGTGTGGTTCCTGATCGGCATCAACACCTCCGGAGCTTCGTACTGGGGCGTCGTCATCGCCTTGATGCTCTACAACGGCTCGGTGCTCGCGGAGGTCTTCCGCGCCGGTGTGAACTCGATCCCCAAGGGGCAGGGCGAGGCGGCGTACGCCGTCGGCATGCGCAAGACGCAGGTGATGAACCTGGTGCTGATGCCCCAGGCAGTGAAGGTGATGCTGCCGGCGATCATCAGCCAGTGCGTAGTCGCGCTGAAGGACACTGCACTGGGTCAGTACATCCTGGCGCCCGGACTCACCAAGGTCTCCAACCAGATCTTCCTCGAGTTCGACAACCGCATCCCCACCATCTTCGTGGTCGCCAGCCTCTACATCGTGGTCAACCTGATCCTGACCGCGTTCGCGACGTGGCTCCAGAAGCGGTTGCTGGGCGGCAAGAAGAAGGGCGTCGACATCGAGGCGGCCGCTGGTGGCGGTCGGTACGACATGGGCGGCGGTGGCGGCGCCGCGGTCTGA
- a CDS encoding 4-(cytidine 5'-diphospho)-2-C-methyl-D-erythritol kinase: MIAGDDATRASVTVRAPAKINLHLGVGALGAGGFHPLATVYQAIGLYEDVTVSDQQDWSVHLTGEADLDLADVPVDESNLAVRAARALCVHHGLTDHAARIEIRKGIPVAGGLAGGSADAAATLLALDRLWDLRTSDEDLLRLGADLGSDVPFALLGGTATGLGRGEEVAPLEDGGDWWWCVVPHAEGLSTPAVYRHFDELSGDGVPPPAVPDELRRALASGDPERLAAQLHNDLQAPALDLRPELRRTFDDGVAAGALAALLSGSGPTVLLLCADQAGVHEVRRAMVEAGHERAVVAPGPVPGVHEVVYENAPDTRNLR; encoded by the coding sequence ATGATCGCTGGTGACGACGCGACCCGCGCGAGCGTCACGGTGCGCGCACCGGCCAAGATCAACCTCCACCTGGGCGTGGGGGCGCTCGGCGCCGGCGGGTTCCACCCGCTCGCGACCGTCTACCAGGCGATCGGGCTCTACGAGGACGTCACGGTCAGCGACCAGCAGGACTGGTCGGTGCACCTCACCGGCGAGGCGGACCTCGACCTGGCCGACGTGCCGGTCGACGAGAGCAACCTCGCCGTGCGCGCGGCGCGGGCGCTGTGCGTCCACCACGGCCTGACCGACCATGCCGCCCGCATCGAGATCCGCAAGGGCATCCCCGTCGCGGGCGGACTCGCCGGCGGTTCGGCCGACGCCGCCGCCACCCTGCTGGCGCTCGACCGGCTCTGGGACCTGCGGACCTCCGACGAGGACCTGCTCCGGCTGGGCGCCGACCTCGGCAGCGACGTCCCCTTCGCCCTCCTCGGCGGTACGGCGACCGGGCTGGGCCGCGGCGAGGAGGTGGCGCCGCTGGAGGACGGCGGTGACTGGTGGTGGTGCGTCGTGCCCCACGCCGAGGGCCTCTCGACCCCGGCGGTCTACCGCCACTTCGACGAGCTCAGCGGTGACGGCGTACCCCCGCCGGCGGTGCCCGACGAGCTGCGCCGCGCCCTGGCCTCGGGCGACCCCGAGCGCCTGGCGGCCCAGCTGCACAACGACCTGCAGGCACCCGCCCTGGACCTGCGGCCCGAGCTCCGGCGTACCTTCGACGACGGCGTCGCGGCCGGCGCGCTGGCCGCACTGCTGTCCGGCTCCGGTCCGACCGTGCTGCTGCTGTGTGCCGACCAGGCCGGCGTCCACGAGGTGCGCCGCGCGATGGTCGAGGCCGGCCACGAGCGTGCCGTGGTGGCCCCGGGCCCGGTGCCCGGGGTGCACGAGGTCGTCTACGAGAACGCCCCCGACACGAGGAACCTGCGCTAG
- a CDS encoding trans-aconitate 2-methyltransferase, which produces MTHRWDPDRYLAYADERGRPYVDLLARVGATDPAHVVDLGCGPGNLTSLLADRWPDATVVGIDSSAEMVAAATDTRIDFRVGDLRDWVSSGAAAGGVDVVVSNATLQWLPDHLDLLPDLVAAVAPGGWLAFQVPANFHEPSHTLCRELAAEAPYAAHTADAQLPDSHEPATYLSALAALGCEVDAWETTYLHVLAGQDPVFAWVSGTGARPILQALPADLRASFEEEFRRRLRAAYPPQPHGVVMPFRRAFVVARVPSWSSVEPVETVREER; this is translated from the coding sequence ATGACCCATCGTTGGGACCCCGACCGCTACCTCGCCTACGCCGACGAGCGTGGCCGTCCCTACGTCGACTTGCTCGCCCGGGTCGGCGCCACCGACCCGGCCCACGTGGTCGACCTCGGCTGCGGGCCGGGCAACCTCACCTCCCTGCTCGCCGACCGCTGGCCGGACGCCACGGTCGTCGGCATCGACAGCAGTGCAGAGATGGTGGCAGCCGCCACCGACACCCGGATCGACTTCCGCGTCGGCGACCTGCGCGACTGGGTGTCCTCTGGCGCTGCCGCCGGTGGGGTCGACGTGGTCGTCTCCAACGCCACCCTGCAGTGGCTGCCCGACCACCTCGACCTGCTGCCGGACCTCGTCGCGGCGGTGGCTCCCGGCGGCTGGCTCGCGTTCCAGGTGCCCGCGAACTTCCACGAGCCCAGCCACACGCTGTGCCGCGAGCTCGCCGCCGAGGCGCCGTACGCCGCGCACACCGCCGACGCGCAGCTCCCGGACTCCCACGAGCCCGCCACCTACCTCTCGGCGCTGGCGGCGCTCGGGTGCGAGGTCGACGCGTGGGAGACGACCTACCTGCACGTCCTCGCCGGGCAGGACCCCGTCTTCGCCTGGGTGTCGGGTACGGGTGCGCGCCCGATCCTGCAGGCGCTCCCCGCGGACCTGCGGGCCTCGTTCGAGGAGGAATTCCGGCGGCGGCTGCGGGCGGCGTACCCGCCACAGCCGCACGGCGTGGTGATGCCGTTCCGGCGCGCCTTCGTCGTCGCTCGGGTTCCCAGTTGGTCGTCGGTCGAGCCTGTCGAGACCGTCCGGGAGGAGCGATGA
- a CDS encoding ABC-F family ATP-binding cassette domain-containing protein produces MPNLLNLERVSKAYGIRPLLDDVSLGVNAGERIGIVGRNGDGKTTLLRVMTGDEPPDDGRVSQQRGTRIGYLRQRDDFHDDHTVRDVVLGGMADHEWAADARSREVVDELLVGIDLDRVVDGLSGGERRRCALAGLLLGDHDLVVLDEPTNHLDVEAVDWLARHLATRSSALVVVTHDRWFLDAVCQRTWEVHDGAVDAYEGGYAAFVLAKAERQRQAAASEARRQNLVRKELAWLRRGAPARTSKPKFRVDAANALIDDVPPPRDRLELERFATQRLGKDVVDLEDVDFSRGEKSLLHHATWRLGPGERIGLIGVNGSGKTSVLSLLSGEFTPDVGRVRHGRTVSLAQLGQHVDFVDPEERVLDAIESIQRVTRTRDGDVSASAMLERFGFTGEKLTARLGDLSGGERRRFQMLRLLLGEPNVLLLDEPTNDLDIETLTVLEDFLDTWPGTLVVVSHDRYFLERVCDSVWALLGDGKVSMLPRGVEEYLEHRRRVESALVDTRVGTSSPSGADSTGNTSRLDAQQVPTQPARGSAEERAARKEVAKLDKKLERVASREAELEEAMAAAATDPDRLAELGREHAEVLAEKDDLEAQWLEAAELLDG; encoded by the coding sequence GTGCCCAACCTGCTCAACCTGGAACGGGTGTCGAAGGCCTACGGCATCCGACCGCTGCTCGACGACGTCTCGCTCGGCGTCAACGCCGGGGAGCGCATCGGCATCGTCGGCCGCAACGGCGACGGCAAGACGACGCTGCTGCGGGTCATGACCGGCGACGAGCCTCCCGACGACGGCCGGGTGTCGCAGCAGCGTGGCACCCGCATCGGCTACCTGCGCCAGCGCGACGACTTCCACGACGACCACACGGTGCGCGACGTCGTCCTCGGCGGGATGGCCGACCATGAGTGGGCGGCCGATGCGCGGTCGCGCGAGGTCGTCGACGAGCTGCTGGTCGGCATCGACCTCGACCGGGTCGTCGACGGTCTCTCCGGCGGCGAGCGGCGCCGCTGCGCGCTGGCCGGCCTGCTGCTGGGCGACCATGACCTGGTCGTCCTGGACGAGCCCACCAACCACCTCGACGTGGAGGCCGTCGACTGGCTGGCCCGCCACCTCGCCACGCGCTCCTCGGCGCTCGTGGTCGTCACCCACGACCGGTGGTTCCTCGACGCGGTGTGCCAGCGGACCTGGGAGGTCCACGACGGCGCGGTCGACGCCTACGAGGGCGGGTACGCCGCGTTCGTCCTGGCCAAGGCCGAGCGCCAGCGCCAGGCCGCGGCCAGCGAGGCGCGGCGCCAGAACCTGGTCCGCAAGGAGCTGGCCTGGCTGCGTCGTGGTGCCCCGGCGCGGACGTCGAAGCCGAAGTTCCGCGTGGACGCCGCCAACGCCCTGATCGACGACGTGCCGCCGCCGCGCGATCGGCTGGAGCTGGAGCGGTTCGCGACGCAGCGCCTGGGCAAGGACGTCGTGGACCTGGAGGACGTCGACTTCTCGCGCGGGGAGAAGTCGCTGCTGCACCACGCCACGTGGCGGCTGGGGCCGGGGGAGCGGATCGGGCTGATCGGCGTCAACGGTTCGGGCAAGACCTCGGTGCTGTCGCTGCTGTCGGGGGAGTTCACCCCCGACGTGGGGCGGGTCCGGCACGGTCGGACGGTGTCGTTGGCGCAGCTGGGGCAGCACGTGGACTTCGTCGATCCGGAGGAGCGGGTGCTCGACGCGATCGAGTCGATCCAGCGCGTTACCCGCACCCGGGACGGTGACGTGAGCGCCTCGGCGATGCTGGAGCGCTTCGGCTTCACCGGTGAGAAGCTCACCGCGCGACTGGGGGACCTGTCCGGTGGCGAGCGTCGCCGGTTCCAGATGCTGCGGCTGCTGCTCGGCGAACCCAACGTGCTGCTGCTCGACGAGCCCACCAACGACTTGGACATCGAGACGCTCACGGTGCTGGAGGACTTCCTCGACACCTGGCCCGGCACCCTCGTCGTCGTCTCCCACGACCGCTACTTCCTCGAGCGCGTCTGCGACTCGGTCTGGGCGCTGCTGGGCGACGGCAAGGTCTCCATGCTTCCCCGCGGCGTCGAGGAGTACCTCGAGCACCGCCGGAGGGTTGAGTCTGCACTTGTTGACACTCGAGTCGGCACTTCTTCACCGTCGGGTGCCGACTCGACCGGGAACACGTCACGACTCGACGCGCAACAAGTGCCGACTCAACCTGCGCGTGGGTCGGCCGAGGAGCGGGCCGCGCGCAAGGAGGTCGCCAAGCTGGACAAGAAGCTCGAGCGGGTGGCGTCACGGGAGGCCGAGCTGGAGGAGGCGATGGCCGCGGCGGCCACCGATCCGGACCGGCTCGCCGAGCTCGGTCGCGAGCACGCAGAGGTGCTCGCGGAGAAGGACGACCTCGAGGCGCAGTGGCTCGAGGCGGCAGAGCTCCTCGACGGATAG
- a CDS encoding amino acid ABC transporter ATP-binding protein gives MRDVQKWFGKLHVLQDIDLTVKRGEVVVVIGPSGSGKSTLCRTINRLETIDSGEILIDGERLPEEGKALAHHRADVGMVFQSFNLFAHKTILENVTLGPIKVRKKSKAEAEKRAHELLDRVGIAHQAEKYPAQLSGGQQQRVAIARALAMDPKVMLFDEPTSALDPEMIKEVLDVMVELAEGGMTMIVVTHEMGFARTAAHRVCFMADGAIVEETDPESFFTNPQSDRAKDFLGKILKH, from the coding sequence ATGCGCGACGTACAGAAATGGTTCGGCAAGCTGCACGTGTTGCAGGACATCGACCTCACGGTCAAGCGCGGCGAGGTCGTCGTGGTGATCGGGCCGTCGGGTTCGGGCAAGTCCACGCTGTGCCGCACGATCAACCGCCTGGAGACGATCGACTCCGGCGAGATCCTGATCGACGGTGAGCGACTGCCCGAGGAGGGCAAGGCCCTGGCGCACCACCGCGCCGACGTCGGCATGGTCTTCCAGAGCTTCAACCTGTTCGCCCACAAGACGATCCTCGAGAACGTCACGCTGGGGCCGATCAAGGTGCGCAAGAAGTCCAAGGCCGAGGCGGAGAAGCGGGCCCACGAGCTGCTGGATCGCGTGGGCATCGCCCACCAGGCCGAGAAGTATCCCGCCCAGCTGTCCGGTGGTCAGCAGCAGCGCGTCGCCATCGCGCGGGCGCTCGCGATGGACCCGAAGGTGATGCTCTTCGACGAGCCCACCTCCGCGTTGGACCCCGAGATGATCAAGGAAGTCCTCGACGTCATGGTCGAGCTCGCCGAGGGCGGCATGACGATGATCGTGGTCACCCACGAGATGGGCTTCGCCCGCACGGCCGCCCACCGGGTCTGCTTCATGGCCGACGGCGCCATCGTCGAGGAGACCGACCCCGAGTCCTTCTTCACCAACCCGCAGAGCGATCGCGCCAAGGACTTCCTCGGCAAGATCCTCAAGCACTGA
- a CDS encoding PQQ-dependent sugar dehydrogenase, which produces MPTSPQPSTLGLVLEEYAELPASEPNGPVTDDRISSRHNRINYIGEVPDGSGRKYLPDLNGPLHLLDGDSRHTYLDFAEEFPDFLSWRGLGSGFGFVAFHPEFEDNGTFYTVHTETPDAPGESTYEPQPYSTGGVQSVVTEWTADDPSADVFRGTHREVFRFRFRTQIHAIQQIDFNPTAEPGDEDYGLLYLAVGDGGIGVSTDVPQDMGTPAGKILRIDPSGDDAPNGQYGIPASNPFVDREDALGEIYAVGMRDPHRFSWDAGGEHRMFLGHIGQHAIEGIYDVDAGDNFGWPVIEGRLAYRNENQCYLYPLTAEMEQAGYDYPVTSYDHDKPANWSCNSDSGHAISGGLVHRGDLPGLRGKYVFGDLVEGRVYFSDLPEMVDDGDAEAPIHELALYDEGGTRMRMPDLVGDGRADLRFGTDAEDNLYLLAKGNGTVWKVADTKRAPVPKPVEPAIADELVASYDFEHPFAARDDREEDQGLSKTLIQLVNGEEDMRVDDGAHPGSNNSLQIHSAAESPTGEAWKAGVWDRDGAESLGAFNGAEGITVMGWVKMTGQNPTPGYNAIGLTGVLSGDSEGHNVRALLELIQVDGELRLVALGRRLDGGESQTFAASTDWEDLLPDGEWVHLAATFDYTTGEMALYRNGRALSGFYTKDGDPWQVDGTGTTASDPKGIKIGGSFPQDGSERNPCNCRLDGLMFFDDDLSRSEVARQHRRMERSRP; this is translated from the coding sequence GTGCCCACGTCACCGCAACCATCGACCCTCGGGCTGGTCCTCGAGGAGTACGCCGAGCTACCGGCCTCCGAACCGAACGGACCGGTCACCGACGACCGCATCAGCAGCCGCCACAACCGGATCAACTACATCGGCGAGGTGCCCGACGGTTCGGGCCGCAAGTACCTCCCCGACCTCAACGGCCCACTGCACCTGCTGGACGGGGACAGCCGCCACACCTACCTCGACTTCGCCGAGGAGTTCCCCGACTTCCTCTCCTGGCGCGGCTTGGGTTCCGGGTTCGGCTTCGTCGCATTCCACCCGGAATTCGAGGACAACGGAACCTTCTACACCGTCCACACCGAGACGCCGGACGCACCGGGTGAGTCGACGTACGAACCACAGCCCTACAGCACCGGCGGCGTGCAGAGCGTGGTGACGGAGTGGACGGCAGATGACCCGTCGGCCGACGTCTTCCGCGGCACCCACCGCGAAGTCTTCCGGTTCCGGTTCCGGACGCAGATCCACGCGATCCAGCAGATCGACTTCAATCCGACCGCCGAGCCCGGCGACGAGGACTACGGCCTGCTCTACCTCGCCGTCGGGGACGGGGGCATCGGCGTCAGCACCGACGTGCCGCAGGACATGGGGACACCTGCCGGCAAGATCCTCCGTATCGACCCGTCCGGCGACGATGCCCCCAACGGTCAGTACGGCATCCCGGCCAGCAACCCATTCGTGGACCGCGAGGACGCACTCGGCGAGATCTACGCCGTCGGCATGCGGGACCCACACCGCTTCAGCTGGGACGCCGGCGGCGAGCACCGGATGTTCCTCGGCCACATCGGCCAGCACGCCATCGAGGGCATCTACGACGTCGACGCCGGTGACAACTTCGGTTGGCCCGTCATCGAGGGGCGACTGGCGTACCGCAACGAGAACCAGTGCTACCTGTACCCGCTGACCGCGGAGATGGAGCAGGCCGGATACGACTACCCGGTCACGTCCTATGACCACGACAAGCCGGCCAACTGGTCGTGCAACAGCGACTCCGGACACGCGATCTCCGGTGGGCTCGTCCACCGGGGTGACCTGCCCGGCCTGAGGGGCAAGTACGTCTTCGGCGACCTCGTGGAGGGGCGCGTGTACTTCAGCGACCTGCCCGAAATGGTCGACGACGGCGACGCCGAGGCGCCGATCCACGAACTGGCGCTCTACGACGAGGGCGGTACCCGGATGCGCATGCCCGATCTCGTCGGCGACGGCCGCGCCGACCTGCGTTTCGGCACCGATGCCGAGGACAACCTCTACCTGCTGGCCAAGGGCAACGGCACGGTCTGGAAGGTGGCCGACACCAAGCGCGCCCCGGTGCCGAAGCCGGTCGAGCCCGCGATCGCCGACGAACTCGTGGCGAGCTACGACTTCGAGCACCCCTTCGCCGCGCGTGACGACCGCGAGGAGGACCAGGGCCTGTCCAAGACCCTGATCCAACTCGTCAACGGCGAGGAGGACATGCGCGTCGACGACGGCGCCCACCCCGGATCCAACAACTCGCTCCAGATCCACAGCGCTGCCGAATCGCCGACCGGTGAGGCATGGAAGGCCGGCGTCTGGGACAGGGACGGCGCCGAGTCGCTGGGTGCGTTCAACGGCGCCGAGGGCATCACCGTGATGGGTTGGGTGAAGATGACCGGCCAGAACCCGACGCCGGGCTACAACGCGATCGGACTGACCGGCGTACTCAGCGGCGACTCCGAAGGGCACAACGTGCGTGCGCTGCTAGAGCTGATCCAGGTCGACGGGGAACTGCGACTGGTGGCCCTGGGTCGGCGCCTCGACGGCGGGGAGTCGCAGACCTTCGCCGCCTCGACCGACTGGGAGGACCTGCTCCCGGACGGCGAGTGGGTCCACCTGGCGGCCACCTTCGACTACACCACCGGAGAGATGGCCCTGTATCGCAACGGGCGCGCGTTGAGCGGGTTCTACACCAAGGACGGGGATCCGTGGCAGGTCGACGGGACCGGCACCACCGCCTCGGATCCGAAGGGGATCAAGATCGGTGGCTCGTTCCCCCAGGACGGCTCCGAGCGCAATCCCTGCAACTGCCGCCTGGACGGTCTGATGTTCTTCGACGACGACTTGAGCAGGAGCGAGGTGGCTCGCCAGCACCGTCGGATGGAGCGTTCACGTCCCTAG
- a CDS encoding transporter substrate-binding domain-containing protein has product MRFKRSLAAFAGIGLAFSLAACGEAGTEGGGADVEAADDCEGKFDDGTQMAQWADSGEISVGVKYDQPGLGFKGAADDIPKGFDVEVAKILVADLCIDPQGDGVEWVETVSDNREPFLQQERVGLVLASYSITDDRRSVVGQTGPYMITGQQLLVPADSDIESIDELQGQEVCSVTGSTSIDRINEKGAKGVGFDSYSECVQKVMDGTVDGMSTDGSILAGFAAENEGELSVVGDEFSEERIGVGYQPGNTETCEWINETLTTAYDEGTWAEAFEGTLGPSGVETPEPPELDDCQTF; this is encoded by the coding sequence ATGAGGTTCAAGAGAAGCCTGGCCGCCTTCGCCGGCATCGGGCTCGCGTTCTCGCTCGCTGCGTGCGGTGAGGCCGGCACCGAGGGCGGTGGCGCGGACGTCGAGGCCGCGGACGACTGCGAGGGCAAGTTCGACGACGGCACCCAGATGGCCCAGTGGGCCGACTCCGGCGAGATCAGCGTCGGCGTCAAGTACGACCAGCCCGGCCTCGGCTTCAAGGGTGCCGCGGACGACATCCCGAAGGGCTTCGACGTCGAGGTCGCCAAGATCCTGGTGGCCGACCTGTGCATCGACCCGCAGGGCGACGGCGTCGAGTGGGTGGAGACCGTCTCCGACAACCGCGAGCCGTTCCTCCAACAGGAGCGCGTCGGCCTGGTGCTGGCGTCCTACTCCATCACCGACGACCGCCGCTCGGTCGTCGGTCAGACCGGTCCGTACATGATCACCGGCCAGCAGCTGCTCGTCCCGGCCGACTCCGACATCGAGTCGATCGACGAGCTGCAGGGTCAGGAGGTCTGCTCGGTGACCGGGTCGACCTCCATCGACCGGATCAACGAGAAGGGCGCCAAGGGCGTCGGCTTCGACTCCTACTCCGAGTGCGTGCAGAAGGTCATGGACGGCACCGTCGACGGCATGTCCACCGACGGCTCGATCCTGGCCGGCTTCGCTGCCGAGAACGAGGGTGAGCTGAGCGTCGTCGGGGACGAGTTCTCCGAGGAGCGCATCGGCGTCGGCTACCAGCCCGGCAACACCGAGACGTGCGAGTGGATCAACGAGACGCTGACCACCGCGTACGACGAGGGCACCTGGGCGGAGGCCTTCGAGGGCACCCTCGGCCCGTCGGGCGTCGAGACCCCGGAGCCCCCGGAGCTCGACGACTGCCAGACGTTCTGA